In a genomic window of Lepisosteus oculatus isolate fLepOcu1 chromosome 5, fLepOcu1.hap2, whole genome shotgun sequence:
- the stard5 gene encoding stAR-related lipid transfer protein 5, translating to MTVGWSRADRHLRSPRRSVPTMDYKHIASTVADNLLNCSKDQTGWKVCKKTNEVTVHWRPSTEFPGNLYKGVGAVNGSPEKVWGCLEPVPDGLRVKWDNNVKRFELIEKIDDNVSVCRTVTPSAAMGLISPRDFVDVVLVKQYEDGTITSNATNVEHPDCPPKPGYVRGYNHSCGCFCVPIPGEPNKTQLLSFFQTDLGGFLPRSVVDSFFPSSMAEFYSNLAKAVKTLKDN from the exons ATGACCGTTGG GTGGAGCCGAGCTGACAGGCACCTGCGCTCACCGCGGCGCTCTGTTCCTACCATGGATTACAAGCACATTGCGAGCACAGTGGCTGACAACCTCCTCAACTGCAGCAAAGACCAGACAGGGTGGAAAGTGTGCAAGAAAACG AATGAAGTAACAGTTCACTGGAGGCCTTCAACCGAGTTTCCAGGAAATTT ATACAAAGGAGTGGGCGCTGTCAATGGGAGCCCAGAAAAGGTGTGGGGGTGCCTGGAACCAGTGCCAGATGGGCTCAGAGTCAAGTGGGACAACAATGTCAAGAGGTTTGAGCTCATAGAAAAGATCGATGAC aatgtgtctgtgtgcagaACGGTCACTCCCTCTGCTGCAATGGGCCTTATATCGCCTCGAGACTTCGTGGATGTTGTTTTAGTTAAGCAATATGAAGATGGCACCATTACTTCAAATG CAACCAATGTGGAACATCCTGACTGCCCACCCAAACCAGGCTATGTCCGAGGGTACAACCACTCCTGTGGGTGTTTCTGTGTTCCCATTCCAGG AGAGCCAAACAAGACACAGCTGTTAAGCTTTTTTCAGACCGACCTGGGAGGCTTTCTCCCACGATCTGTGGTGGATTCCTTCTTCCCCTCCAGTATGGCCGAGTTTTACAGCAACCTGGCAAAAGCAGTGAAAACACTCAAAGACAATTGA